The genomic window AGCACGCCGAGTGCGACGCCTTTTGTCATCGCCCAATCGTCATATTCCGCATCTTTCTGCTTGTCCGGAGGCGGCATGGCCCGTCCTGGAATTTACGCGATACCTGTCAGCCCACTCCGAACGTCGGACAAGCGGAAGCGTTCCCGTGCAACGGGCGCGCCCCCCGTGACACGCCGCCACGCTGTTATGCCTGCAAGCTGTTACACGTGTAACGGGCGCGCGAAGCTCAGCTCATGACCATCGGGATCATCGAGGTGGAAGAAGCGCTCGCCCCATTCCGCGTCGCGCGGCGCGGCACTTGGACGGTAGCCCGCGGCGACGGCACGCTCATACATCTTATCGACATCGCTGACATAGAAGATCGCGCGGCCCCACCACGACCAGCGCCGCGCGGGCGCCTCGGCGGTGATGTTGAGAAAGCCGGCGCCCGCGCGAAAGCTGGTGAACGGCGATGTCTCGCCGCCGTGCACAACTTCGAAGCCGAGCGTCTTGTAGAAGGTCACGGCTTTTTTCATGTCGTGGGTGGCGAGCGTGACGGCGCTGAGACCTTCGATCATCGCGGCTTTCCTTTCGCTCTCAATAGTGTGTGCCTGAGGTCGAACGCAGCATTCGTTCCAAACAACTTTCCGGGATATCATCACCGCTGTCGTGACGGTGCCAGCGAACCATGTTACCGATATCGGTATTATCTAGTGTGGTGGTTCAGAAGTTCGCTTCATTTCCTCGGCGAGTCCTTCAAGCGAACTTCTGAACCTGAACCACACTAGAATTATCGGTTACTAGTGTCCTTTCGAATCCGAAGTTCGCTACGAGGTGCGCTGCACTGTGGGGCGAACTTCGGATTCAGGACACTAGCCCCCAGATCACATTCCAAAAAGAACGACGGGGAGGAAACATGAAGTTCATTGTTGCCAGTGTTCTTGGGGCCATGGCCTCGGTATTTACAGGCGCAGCATTCGCCGCCAGCGTCGATATCTCTTCACACGACATTGGCGGGCAAGTGGCCGGTGCCAACGGACCTGAAGCGGGCGTGTGGGTCATCGCTGAAACAAAGGACCTGCCGACGAAGTACGCCAAGGTGGTGGTGACGGACGATCAGGGTCGCTTTGTCATCCCCGATCTGCCGGACGCGAATTATAGCGTGTGGGTACGCGGCTACGGCCTGCAGGATACTGCACAGCAAGACGCGCGGCCGGGCAAGCTGCTCGATTTCAAAACTATGCCGGCGGTATCAGCAGCCGCTGATGCGCAGCTCTATCCAGGCATGTACTGGTATTCGATACTTGATATCCCGGCGTCATCGGAATTTCCCGGCACCGGCG from Nitrobacteraceae bacterium AZCC 1564 includes these protein-coding regions:
- a CDS encoding catechol 2,3-dioxygenase-like lactoylglutathione lyase family enzyme (product_source=COG0346; cath_funfam=3.10.180.10; cog=COG0346; pfam=PF00903; superfamily=54593); translation: MIEGLSAVTLATHDMKKAVTFYKTLGFEVVHGGETSPFTSFRAGAGFLNITAEAPARRWSWWGRAIFYVSDVDKMYERAVAAGYRPSAAPRDAEWGERFFHLDDPDGHELSFARPLHV